A single genomic interval of Macadamia integrifolia cultivar HAES 741 chromosome 6, SCU_Mint_v3, whole genome shotgun sequence harbors:
- the LOC122081146 gene encoding uncharacterized protein LOC122081146: protein MRFCFPTMGNKQKFQQQWELRRRDVSPSDSSTNESESSSREEPILKKHKLISDWVSLKADEGGSITRSQPKARNAPSMGNHHEVEKAKKTESRLCKKGRHDKIKEMPFCEEESKRKSHSCADEPVTLEGTRIFMESILEELRVARENLLIWMREEMHKVLNDESASGPNLSENNYKQQISGVQHQNSFESDSQNQIAGTVVGSTKRRRTVNSRKRNEFPADQSDYWQTIESMNAIETEREGRREPSAKGSSSLFSGEVGSTSLTPAAVIPGACNDSLRLDSSPCSYTQTRMVENRMGLDTVNPMLDSRMHHRSLLGSQEETYENVAYMGSQDQNRFTPPSRFGTGFPVPLLHGFGAAFKTQTQASSLKQSQVQSRKIVLSMDGVGMRLPVGGSHGLPDFHDSSDLHLDSKVSGDAWTPGNSMP, encoded by the coding sequence ATGAGATTTTGCTTTCCCACAATGGGTAATAAGCAAAAGTTTCAGCAACAGTGGGAATTGAGGAGGAGGGATGTTAGCCCCTCTGATTCTTCAACCAATGAATCTGAATCTAGTTCTAGGGAAGAACCTATTCTAAAGAAGCATAAACTGATTTCTGATTGGGTGTCACTCAAGGCTGATGAAGGAGGCAGCATTACTAGATCTCAGCCAAAGGCAAGAAATGCTCCAAGTATGGGAAATCATCATGAGGTTGAGAAAGCTAAGAAAACGGAAAGCAGGCTTTGTAAGAAGGGTCGTCATGATAAGATAAAGGAGATGCCTTTTTGTGAAGAAGAGAGTAAAAGAAAGAGCCACAGCTGTGCTGATGAGCCTGTGACACTGGAGGGTACTCGCATCTTCATGGAATCCATATTAGAGGAGCTGAGAGTTGCTAGAGAGAACTTGTTGATATGGATGAGGGAGGAGATGCATAAAGTGCTGAATGATGAGTCTGCTTCAGGGCCAAATTTGAGTGAAAACAATTACAAACAGCAGATAAGTGGGGTGCAGCATCAGAATAGCTTTGAGTCAGATTCTCAAAATCAGATTGCAGGAACTGTTGTAGGTTCTACAAAACGGAGAAGGACTGTTAATTCTCGCAAGCGTAATGAATTTCCTGCAGATCAATCTGATTACTGGCAAACCATTGAATCCATGAATGCGATTGAaacagaaagagaaggaagaagagagccATCTGCTAAAGGGTCCTCTTCCTTGTTTAGTGGTGAAGTCGGATCGACAAGTTTGACTCCAGCTGCTGTAATACCTGGAGCCTGTAATGACAGTCTGAGGCTTGATTCTTCTCCATGCAGCTATACTCAGACGAGGATGGTTGAGAATAGAATGGGTTTGGATACAGTAAATCCAATGCTTGATTCAAGGATGCATCATAGAAGTTTGCTTGGGTCCCAAGAAGAAACTTATGAAAATGTTGCCTATATGGGCTCTCAGGATCAAAACAGGTTTACTCCGCCTTCAAGGTTTGGAACCGGATTCCCTGTTCCACTACTTCATGGTTTTGGTGCAGCTTTTAAGACCCAGACCCAGGCCAGTTCGCTGAAACAATCCCAAGTCCAAAGCAGAAAAATAGTTCTGAGCATGGATGGAGTAGGGATGAGACTTCCAGTTGGAGGAAGCCATGGTTTACCAGATTTCCATGATTCTAGTGATCTCCATTTAGATTCTAAAGTTAGCGGTGATGCCTGGACTCCTGGCAATTCAATGCCATGA
- the LOC122081932 gene encoding uncharacterized protein LOC122081932 isoform X1, whose amino-acid sequence MPAAKLRLCSTPHAMMSEKKAGKLEEGNDSLDNFFRHAIGKEPFLPFSRAGDSPVQWIQLLNALDQKDLPGWPLLSPSKAQMHKCERCSKEFCSTINYRRHIRVHRRSLNIDVDSPKNRDVLGAFWDKLLLDDATDIVSFKNVMLEDVPGSSIIRALTSLVRKPGFSLLPQVYIKAGAALLDVVQCRPSRFPISSQELFSILDDASEKTFLCAGTAISMQKFVFDGEAAKIGLEMKNLVACTSFLVEQKLVTAWLADKDAEALRCHKLLVEEEEAARRRQAELLERRRLKKLRQKEQKSREQTEGDKEDSRDGSPDALYDVVSPTEKKTIPEAAPNLHSQEGQLGPVSSFLEPVGHLRYDVEADTGCQTWFSGPDVEITSHNRSSDNYQTADPQMQQRGGWWQPIVAQRQFSKPQRGMPIGLHSAQNALKLGAVQKHGTYREQRTASMANGQKVWTRKTKPEVGEDLRSRIRRELVDQSDNNDNCELLIGSISVTLGDCSTMCQVDTTVAALDQCMTEYVPPRRNHIVEKPIKPDSGQGGTNQQMAKLWRLVGRHELGDSMHFQGDKREDEVSVTSGLFTNQNPSNESYLAHCSMDDDSSGSIRDSPMLLEGNASSRRPKLFSRRAAEAFLVQRWQEVIAADHVKLVLCSENEPPDFMDSHENVLTPSQFSSDGCKRNILGNAENWLVGVGPFEPITTGAAKTKCKGKQENGYRLKYIPKKRNCT is encoded by the exons ATGCCAGCAGCAAAACTAAGGCTCTGTAGCACTCCCCATGCAATGATGTCTGAGAAGAAGGCAGGGAAATTGGAGGAAGGAAATGATTCCCTTGACAATTTTTTCAGACACGCAATAGGAAAAGaaccttttcttcctttttcaaggGCTGGTGACAGCCCAGTTCAGTGGATTCAATTACTTAACGCTTTAGACCAGAAAG ACCTCCCAGGATGGCCCTTGTTGTCTCCTTCTAAGGCGCAGATGCATAAGTGTGAGAGGTGTTCCAAGGAATTCTGTTCAACCATTAACTACCGAAGGCATATACGCGTGCATCGCCGTTCTTTGAACATTGATGTG GACTCTCCCAAAAATAGAGATGTCTTGGGTGCATTCTGGGATAAG CTCTTGTTAGATGATGCCACAGACATTGTATCATTCAAGAATGTGATGCTGGAG GATGTTCCTGGATCTTCTATTATAAGAGCACTGACATCACTTGTCCGGAAACCTGGGTTTTCTTTGCTGCCACAAGTTTATATAAAGGCTGGAGCAGCACTTCTG GATGTTGTCCAATGTAGACCGTCCAGGTTTCCTATTTCTTCCCAAGAACTGTTCAGTATCCTTGATGATGCAAGTGAAAAAACCTTCTTGTGTGCTGGCACAGCCATATCAATGCAGAAATTTGTATTTGATGGTGAAGCTGCAAAGATTGGTCTTGAGATGAAGAATCTAGTTGCTTGCACTAGCTTCCTGGTGGAGCAGAAACTG GTTACAGCATGGCTCGCTGATAAGGATGCAGAAGCCTTGAGGTGTCATAAGTTGCTTGTAGAGGAAGAGGAAGCTGCCCGGAGAAG GCAAGCTGAGCTCTTGGAAAGGAGACGGCTGAAGAAGCTTAGGCAGAAGGAGCAGAAATCAAGAGAGCAAACTGAGGGGGACAAGGAAGATTCTAGGGATGGTTCTCCTGATGCCTTGTATGACGTAGTTTCTCCCACGGAGAAGAAGACCATCCCCGAGGCTGCCCCTAACCTACATTCTCAGGAAGGACAGTTAGGTCCTGTTTCATCATTCCTTGAGCCAGTTGGACATCTAAGATATGATGTGGAAGCAGACACTGGATGTCAGACTTGGTTTAGTGGTCCTGACGTTGAGATCACTTCTCATAACAGGAGCTCAGATAATTATCAAACTGCTGACCCACAAATGCAGCAGAGAGGTGGCTGGTGGCAACCAATAGTTGCTCAAAGGCAGTTTTCGAAACCACAGAGAGGCATGCCAATTGGTTTACATTCAGCCCAGAATGCATTGAAATTGGGAGCTGTGCAGAAGCATGGAACTTACAGGGAACAGAGAACTGCTTCTATGGCCAATGGCCAAAAAGTATGGACCCGGAAAACCAAGCccgaagtgggagaggatttgAGGTCCAGAATACGAAGAGAATTGGTAGACCAATCAGATAATAATGATAACTGTGAGTTGTTGATAGGTTCCATCTCTGTTACACTCGGGGATTGTAGTACCATGTGTCAGGTTGATACCACAGTTGCTGCTCTTGATCAGTGCATGACAGAATATGTACCACCAAGGCGGAACCACATCGTTGAGAAGCCCATTAAGCCTGACTCAGGCCAAGGGGGTACAAACCAGCAGATGGCCAAGCTTTGGAGGCTAGTGGGAAGGCATGAACTTGGTGATTCCATGCATTTTCAGGGTGATaagagagaagatgaagtgaGTGTGACTTCTGGCCTTTTCACAAACCAAAATCCCTCCAATGAGAGTTATCTGGCCCATTGTTCCATGGATGATGATAGCTCTGGGAGTATAAGAGATTCTCCCATGTTGCTGGAAGGCAATGCAAGTTCAAGAAGGCCGAAGTTGTTCTCCCGTCGTGCTGCAGAAGCTTTTCTTGTTCAGA GATGGCAGGAGGTTATTGCTGCAGATCACGTGAAACTTGTATTATGTTCAGAAAATGAACCTCCTGACTTCATGGATAGCCATGAAAATGTGTTAACACCATCGCAGTTCTCATCAGACGGTTGCAAACGCAACATCCTGGGGAATGCCGAGAACTGGCTGGTGGGAGTGGGTCCTTTTGAGCCCATCACTACAGGAGCTGCTAAAACCAAGTGCAAAGGGAAGCAAGAAAATGGTTATAGACTGAAGTATAtaccaaaaaagagaaattgTACTTGA
- the LOC122081932 gene encoding uncharacterized protein LOC122081932 isoform X2: MHKCERCSKEFCSTINYRRHIRVHRRSLNIDVDSPKNRDVLGAFWDKLLLDDATDIVSFKNVMLEDVPGSSIIRALTSLVRKPGFSLLPQVYIKAGAALLDVVQCRPSRFPISSQELFSILDDASEKTFLCAGTAISMQKFVFDGEAAKIGLEMKNLVACTSFLVEQKLVTAWLADKDAEALRCHKLLVEEEEAARRRQAELLERRRLKKLRQKEQKSREQTEGDKEDSRDGSPDALYDVVSPTEKKTIPEAAPNLHSQEGQLGPVSSFLEPVGHLRYDVEADTGCQTWFSGPDVEITSHNRSSDNYQTADPQMQQRGGWWQPIVAQRQFSKPQRGMPIGLHSAQNALKLGAVQKHGTYREQRTASMANGQKVWTRKTKPEVGEDLRSRIRRELVDQSDNNDNCELLIGSISVTLGDCSTMCQVDTTVAALDQCMTEYVPPRRNHIVEKPIKPDSGQGGTNQQMAKLWRLVGRHELGDSMHFQGDKREDEVSVTSGLFTNQNPSNESYLAHCSMDDDSSGSIRDSPMLLEGNASSRRPKLFSRRAAEAFLVQRWQEVIAADHVKLVLCSENEPPDFMDSHENVLTPSQFSSDGCKRNILGNAENWLVGVGPFEPITTGAAKTKCKGKQENGYRLKYIPKKRNCT; encoded by the exons ATGCATAAGTGTGAGAGGTGTTCCAAGGAATTCTGTTCAACCATTAACTACCGAAGGCATATACGCGTGCATCGCCGTTCTTTGAACATTGATGTG GACTCTCCCAAAAATAGAGATGTCTTGGGTGCATTCTGGGATAAG CTCTTGTTAGATGATGCCACAGACATTGTATCATTCAAGAATGTGATGCTGGAG GATGTTCCTGGATCTTCTATTATAAGAGCACTGACATCACTTGTCCGGAAACCTGGGTTTTCTTTGCTGCCACAAGTTTATATAAAGGCTGGAGCAGCACTTCTG GATGTTGTCCAATGTAGACCGTCCAGGTTTCCTATTTCTTCCCAAGAACTGTTCAGTATCCTTGATGATGCAAGTGAAAAAACCTTCTTGTGTGCTGGCACAGCCATATCAATGCAGAAATTTGTATTTGATGGTGAAGCTGCAAAGATTGGTCTTGAGATGAAGAATCTAGTTGCTTGCACTAGCTTCCTGGTGGAGCAGAAACTG GTTACAGCATGGCTCGCTGATAAGGATGCAGAAGCCTTGAGGTGTCATAAGTTGCTTGTAGAGGAAGAGGAAGCTGCCCGGAGAAG GCAAGCTGAGCTCTTGGAAAGGAGACGGCTGAAGAAGCTTAGGCAGAAGGAGCAGAAATCAAGAGAGCAAACTGAGGGGGACAAGGAAGATTCTAGGGATGGTTCTCCTGATGCCTTGTATGACGTAGTTTCTCCCACGGAGAAGAAGACCATCCCCGAGGCTGCCCCTAACCTACATTCTCAGGAAGGACAGTTAGGTCCTGTTTCATCATTCCTTGAGCCAGTTGGACATCTAAGATATGATGTGGAAGCAGACACTGGATGTCAGACTTGGTTTAGTGGTCCTGACGTTGAGATCACTTCTCATAACAGGAGCTCAGATAATTATCAAACTGCTGACCCACAAATGCAGCAGAGAGGTGGCTGGTGGCAACCAATAGTTGCTCAAAGGCAGTTTTCGAAACCACAGAGAGGCATGCCAATTGGTTTACATTCAGCCCAGAATGCATTGAAATTGGGAGCTGTGCAGAAGCATGGAACTTACAGGGAACAGAGAACTGCTTCTATGGCCAATGGCCAAAAAGTATGGACCCGGAAAACCAAGCccgaagtgggagaggatttgAGGTCCAGAATACGAAGAGAATTGGTAGACCAATCAGATAATAATGATAACTGTGAGTTGTTGATAGGTTCCATCTCTGTTACACTCGGGGATTGTAGTACCATGTGTCAGGTTGATACCACAGTTGCTGCTCTTGATCAGTGCATGACAGAATATGTACCACCAAGGCGGAACCACATCGTTGAGAAGCCCATTAAGCCTGACTCAGGCCAAGGGGGTACAAACCAGCAGATGGCCAAGCTTTGGAGGCTAGTGGGAAGGCATGAACTTGGTGATTCCATGCATTTTCAGGGTGATaagagagaagatgaagtgaGTGTGACTTCTGGCCTTTTCACAAACCAAAATCCCTCCAATGAGAGTTATCTGGCCCATTGTTCCATGGATGATGATAGCTCTGGGAGTATAAGAGATTCTCCCATGTTGCTGGAAGGCAATGCAAGTTCAAGAAGGCCGAAGTTGTTCTCCCGTCGTGCTGCAGAAGCTTTTCTTGTTCAGA GATGGCAGGAGGTTATTGCTGCAGATCACGTGAAACTTGTATTATGTTCAGAAAATGAACCTCCTGACTTCATGGATAGCCATGAAAATGTGTTAACACCATCGCAGTTCTCATCAGACGGTTGCAAACGCAACATCCTGGGGAATGCCGAGAACTGGCTGGTGGGAGTGGGTCCTTTTGAGCCCATCACTACAGGAGCTGCTAAAACCAAGTGCAAAGGGAAGCAAGAAAATGGTTATAGACTGAAGTATAtaccaaaaaagagaaattgTACTTGA
- the LOC122081932 gene encoding uncharacterized protein LOC122081932 isoform X3, translated as MVWSENWDVPGSSIIRALTSLVRKPGFSLLPQVYIKAGAALLDVVQCRPSRFPISSQELFSILDDASEKTFLCAGTAISMQKFVFDGEAAKIGLEMKNLVACTSFLVEQKLVTAWLADKDAEALRCHKLLVEEEEAARRRQAELLERRRLKKLRQKEQKSREQTEGDKEDSRDGSPDALYDVVSPTEKKTIPEAAPNLHSQEGQLGPVSSFLEPVGHLRYDVEADTGCQTWFSGPDVEITSHNRSSDNYQTADPQMQQRGGWWQPIVAQRQFSKPQRGMPIGLHSAQNALKLGAVQKHGTYREQRTASMANGQKVWTRKTKPEVGEDLRSRIRRELVDQSDNNDNCELLIGSISVTLGDCSTMCQVDTTVAALDQCMTEYVPPRRNHIVEKPIKPDSGQGGTNQQMAKLWRLVGRHELGDSMHFQGDKREDEVSVTSGLFTNQNPSNESYLAHCSMDDDSSGSIRDSPMLLEGNASSRRPKLFSRRAAEAFLVQRWQEVIAADHVKLVLCSENEPPDFMDSHENVLTPSQFSSDGCKRNILGNAENWLVGVGPFEPITTGAAKTKCKGKQENGYRLKYIPKKRNCT; from the exons ATGGTCTGGTCAGAGAATTGG GATGTTCCTGGATCTTCTATTATAAGAGCACTGACATCACTTGTCCGGAAACCTGGGTTTTCTTTGCTGCCACAAGTTTATATAAAGGCTGGAGCAGCACTTCTG GATGTTGTCCAATGTAGACCGTCCAGGTTTCCTATTTCTTCCCAAGAACTGTTCAGTATCCTTGATGATGCAAGTGAAAAAACCTTCTTGTGTGCTGGCACAGCCATATCAATGCAGAAATTTGTATTTGATGGTGAAGCTGCAAAGATTGGTCTTGAGATGAAGAATCTAGTTGCTTGCACTAGCTTCCTGGTGGAGCAGAAACTG GTTACAGCATGGCTCGCTGATAAGGATGCAGAAGCCTTGAGGTGTCATAAGTTGCTTGTAGAGGAAGAGGAAGCTGCCCGGAGAAG GCAAGCTGAGCTCTTGGAAAGGAGACGGCTGAAGAAGCTTAGGCAGAAGGAGCAGAAATCAAGAGAGCAAACTGAGGGGGACAAGGAAGATTCTAGGGATGGTTCTCCTGATGCCTTGTATGACGTAGTTTCTCCCACGGAGAAGAAGACCATCCCCGAGGCTGCCCCTAACCTACATTCTCAGGAAGGACAGTTAGGTCCTGTTTCATCATTCCTTGAGCCAGTTGGACATCTAAGATATGATGTGGAAGCAGACACTGGATGTCAGACTTGGTTTAGTGGTCCTGACGTTGAGATCACTTCTCATAACAGGAGCTCAGATAATTATCAAACTGCTGACCCACAAATGCAGCAGAGAGGTGGCTGGTGGCAACCAATAGTTGCTCAAAGGCAGTTTTCGAAACCACAGAGAGGCATGCCAATTGGTTTACATTCAGCCCAGAATGCATTGAAATTGGGAGCTGTGCAGAAGCATGGAACTTACAGGGAACAGAGAACTGCTTCTATGGCCAATGGCCAAAAAGTATGGACCCGGAAAACCAAGCccgaagtgggagaggatttgAGGTCCAGAATACGAAGAGAATTGGTAGACCAATCAGATAATAATGATAACTGTGAGTTGTTGATAGGTTCCATCTCTGTTACACTCGGGGATTGTAGTACCATGTGTCAGGTTGATACCACAGTTGCTGCTCTTGATCAGTGCATGACAGAATATGTACCACCAAGGCGGAACCACATCGTTGAGAAGCCCATTAAGCCTGACTCAGGCCAAGGGGGTACAAACCAGCAGATGGCCAAGCTTTGGAGGCTAGTGGGAAGGCATGAACTTGGTGATTCCATGCATTTTCAGGGTGATaagagagaagatgaagtgaGTGTGACTTCTGGCCTTTTCACAAACCAAAATCCCTCCAATGAGAGTTATCTGGCCCATTGTTCCATGGATGATGATAGCTCTGGGAGTATAAGAGATTCTCCCATGTTGCTGGAAGGCAATGCAAGTTCAAGAAGGCCGAAGTTGTTCTCCCGTCGTGCTGCAGAAGCTTTTCTTGTTCAGA GATGGCAGGAGGTTATTGCTGCAGATCACGTGAAACTTGTATTATGTTCAGAAAATGAACCTCCTGACTTCATGGATAGCCATGAAAATGTGTTAACACCATCGCAGTTCTCATCAGACGGTTGCAAACGCAACATCCTGGGGAATGCCGAGAACTGGCTGGTGGGAGTGGGTCCTTTTGAGCCCATCACTACAGGAGCTGCTAAAACCAAGTGCAAAGGGAAGCAAGAAAATGGTTATAGACTGAAGTATAtaccaaaaaagagaaattgTACTTGA
- the LOC122082241 gene encoding uncharacterized protein LOC122082241, protein MSGGVLQNGSIRRGFLSFRQLSALAVIVIFPASGMVSFKDVAFTLFSPVYVLFLSKVAFPVLDPSTDPRVFGQKINKFLSLYVPFTALIGLILPIGYIVEGILGGDKEGIKAAAAHFFLLCSQVFMEGLTFHAGFSIPIFAFVPVFYNSRRIFTIVDWLRAEMGKTVNAELSTSAARRVYFGRALAVASLLLWCFNLFGFLLPVFLPRAFKRYYGYKEKV, encoded by the coding sequence ATGTCTGGGGGAGTATTGCAAAACGGGAGCATCCGCAGAGGTTTCCTGTCATTCCGACAACTCAGTGCTCTCGCCGTCATCGTCATCTTCCCTGCAAGTGGAATGGTAAGCTTTAAAGACGTGGCATTCACACTCTTCTCCCCTGTCTACGTGCTCTTCCTCTCCAAGGTAGCCTTCCCTGTTCTTGATCCTTCCACAGACCCCCGAGTCTTCGGCCAGAAAATTAATAAGTTCCTGAGTCTCTACGTCCCCTTCACAGCCTTGATTGGGCTTATTCTCCCAATTGGTTACATCGTTGAGGGGATCTTGGGAGGCGACAAGGAAGGAATTAAAGCAGCTGCTGCCCACTTCTTCCTTCTATGCAGTCAAGTTTTCATGGAAGGTCTAACATTTCATGCCGGTTTCTCGATTCCGATCTTTGCTTTTGTGCCTGTGTTCTACAATTCGAGGAGGATCTTCACGATTGTGGATTGGCTGAGGGCTGAGATGGGGAAGACGGTGAATGCCGAGTTGAGTACTTCGGCGGCGAGGAGAGTTTACTTTGGGAGAGCGCTTGCAGTTGCTAGTCTGCTGTTATGGTGCTTCAATCTGTTTGGTTTCTTATTGCCCGTCTTTCTCCCCAGAGCTTTTAAGAGATATTACGGTTATAAGGAGAAGGTTTGA